A genomic stretch from Psilocybe cubensis strain MGC-MH-2018 chromosome 1, whole genome shotgun sequence includes:
- a CDS encoding Putative voltage-gated potassium channel subunit beta: MSVLQSWPVEREFDPKNMPFRRLGPSGLRVPVFSLGGWLTLGGTIKGDPVKEIMKVAFENGINMFDTAEAYAGGKSEEEMRLILNYRGRVIRELGLRRTDLVITTKIFWGPRHGPNDQGLSRKHIIEGTQESLARLGLDYVDVIFAHRHDQNVSMEEIVRAFNYVIEKGWALYWGTSEWTAREIEEAHHVANKLNLIAPVAEQCKHHMFHRDRPEKEYGPLYKKYHMGTTTWSSLAGGLLTGKYNDGIPKDSRFDTHSNFLKEDLKRYESPEGKEQIRKVKELTKLAEEKLSTSVATLALAWVAKNTNTSTVILGATKPEQILENLKAIDVIPKLTPEIMREIEEILANAPDAAPTFGRPLLDRFGRV; the protein is encoded by the exons ATGTCCGTTCTTCAATCATGGCCCGTAGAACGCGAGTTCGATCCCAAGAACATGCCCTTCCGTCGCTTGGGGCCTAGCGGTCTGCGCGTTCCAGTTTTTTCTCTGGGAGGAT GGCTGACTCTAGGAGGCACCATTAAGGGAGATCCAGTGAAG GAAATTATGAAAGTTGCCTTTGAGAATGGGATCAATATGTTCGATACTGCCGAGGCGTACGCAGGCGGCAAGTCGGAGGAAGAGATGCGA CTGATTTTAAACTATAGGGGACGGGTCATTCGGGAGCTGGGGCTTCGTCGCACTGACTTGGTCATCACAACTAAGATTTTCTGGGGCCCTCGTCACGGTCCCAACGATCAGGGTCTATCTCGCAAGCA TATTATTGAGGGCACCCAGGAGTCTCTTGCTCGTCTGGGCCTCGATTATGTGGATGTCATCTTCGCGCATAGGCATGATCAAAACG TTTCTATGGAGGAAATTGTTCGTGCATTCAACTATGTCATCGAAAAGGGATGG GCTCTTTATTGGGGAACTTCGGAATGGACTGCACGAGAAATCGAAGAGGCTCATC ATGTTGCCAACAAGTTGAACCTTATTGCTCCAGTGGCCGAGCAATGCAAGCACCA CATGTTCCACCGCGACCGGCCAGAGAAAGAATACGG CCCTCTGTACAAGAAATACCACATGGGTACCACGACTTGGTCTTCACTTGCCGGTGGACTACTGACCGGGAAG TATAACGATGGCATTCCCAAAGACTCCCGATTCGATACCCATAGCAACTTCTTGAAAGAGGATTTGAAGAGATACGAAAGCCCAGAAGGTAAAGAACAGATCAGAAAAGTGAAGGAATTGACAAAATTGGCGGAGGAAA AACTTTCGACTTCCGTCGCAACGCTTGCTCTTGCGTGGGTGgcaaaaaacacaaacactTCGACGGTCATCCTTGGTGCCACGAAACCCGAGCAAATTTTAGAAAATCTTAAAGCAATCGACGTTATTCCCAAGTTGACACCTGAGATCATgagagaaattgaagaaatcctTGCCAACGCACCTGATGCCGCT CCAACTTTCGGGAGACCCCTCTTGGACCGGTTTGGTAGAGTCTAA